The following DNA comes from Peromyscus leucopus breed LL Stock chromosome 2, UCI_PerLeu_2.1, whole genome shotgun sequence.
aggaggggtcCTTCCAGTACCCTGGACAGAGCCTACCCTGGCTCTGTCCCGCGAGCGCCTCCAACTGGCTCTCGTTGTGCGGCCTTCGCTTTCGGTGCCTGAGACTTCCCCAAAGCTGCAACAGGGTCGGAAGAGCCGGCCGTTGCCCCGCCAGCCGACCCAGGGAGGGGAGCCCGCAGCAGATGGGCGGGGGACGCCTGCCAGTTTGCCGCAGCAACGGCCACGCGTTGTGGAGGCGTGTCTGGGCCCGCTGGGGCCGAGTGGAGCAGCCGGGCCACACACCCCGGACCGCCCCCCTCGCCTGTCATGTGACCTCCGCTGTCCCACAGGTGGAATCCGGAGCCCAGAGCCTGTGGAATTGAAAATGAACTCCGAAGATCCTGGGTTGCCTCTTCTTGGGGAGTGGAGCTCAGGTTTCCTTTTTACAACCTAGGGCCAGGGAACCAGGTGATTTTTCAGTCAGTGGGTTTAGCGCTAGGTGTCCAGCGACCTCAGTCCTGGGTCTGGCAGCCAGGCCAGAGAAAGAGTGGACCTTGCTTGGACTGGTTTGCACGTCCAGCTCGGAGCTGTTGGTGGAGCGAATCTCTCCTTTTAACCCTTGTTGGACCTCCCTGAGGTTCGGGCTCCGTAGCTCTGCAGCCGCTAGAGCCCTTGCGGCCCGGGGAGGAGCACGGAGCCCGGTGGGCGTGAATGAAGCCACAGAGTGCTGGAGAGGAGTCAAGGTCTGGCCCCACCCACCCTTCCTGTCCAGGGGTCAGCGCCCACACGTCGCGCGACCCCACCACAGATGGGACTCTAAGGCCAGAATGGCATCTCTGGGGGACGACACTGACTcgtcctctccagccccaccctgtgCAGGGACGAAGGCGGGAGGTGGGAGTGGCGGCTGGCGGGACTCCGGGGGCGGAGTCCTCCTTAAAGCCCTGCCGCTGGCTGGGCGCGCTCTTCTTTGGCGCGCGAGCTTGGGCTAGGCTTTGAACTTGGTTCCTGGCTTCGTTCTTTGCTCTGCCTTGCTACAGGGACAAGGATCCTCCACCCCGAGGTACGGAACCCTGTGAGCTCTTCGCTTTCCCTCGGAGCATGAGACTGCCTGGCAGAGTAGGGGACGCGGCGGAGCTGCGCAAGGTAGTTGCTGGGGATAGGGACTCGTGGTGTGTCGGGGTGGGCGATGGCGATCCTCCTAACTACGGCCTCTGCGCCCATTCTCTTTTCGACAGAGCTTGAAGCCGCTGCTGGAGAAGCGCCGGCGCGCACGGATCAATCAGAGCCTGAGCCAGCTAAAGGGGCTGGTATTGCCGTTGCTGGGTGCGGAGGTGTGTGTCTGGGAGCTCGGAAAACAGAGGTGGAGAGTCCTGGGGCACCCAGTGAGGCGGGTGGGCCAGCATGGTCCTGGGGCTCCATGGGGATCCGAAGACCTCCTGGTGGGATCTGAGAGGTGGAGTGGATCGCGCGACTGGCGAGCACCTGGGTGCAAGAGCGAGGTGCCCAGCTGCCCGGTTTGTTATGGGGTGTCTCTCTTGTCTGGTCTGGCGCAGACTTCTCGCTGTTCGAAGCTGGAGAAGGCGGACATCCTGGAAATGACCGTGCGCTTCCTGCAGGAGCAGCCTGCGTCCCCTTACTCCACTGCAGTGTCGGGTGAGTGACCAAGCTCCCCGCTCCTCATGTGTCTGGCAGTTTGCACGGTGCTCAGCACCTGTGCCTCACGTTCCCCTCTGTCCACAGGGCCCTTGGATAGCTACCTCGAGGGTTACCGAGCCTGTCTGGCGCGCCTGGCCCGCGTGCTGTCCGCCTGCAGCATCCTGGAGCCGGCCGTGAGCGCGTGCCTGCTGGAGCACCTGCGGCAGAGGACTGTCGGTGGTGGCCCGCCCTCACAGACGCCAACACCCGCCCCTGCTCCAGCTCCCTCTCCACAGGTGCCTCCTCCCGGCAGCCCTGGCCTATGGCGGCCCTGGTAGAGTCCTGGATGTTCCAGGTCAGGGGCCTGGATGGAGTAGCTGACCAAGGAAGTTCTCAGTGGTGACTGCATCTCCCTCACTTTGAGAACAGTCTAGCACCAGCACCCTAGCAAGAATCCGATGCTTGTGACCTATCTGCGTGATGAAGACCTCAAGGGCTCAGCTGGAGGGAAAGAGTTTCTGgacaggagagaaagaacaaataaatgtcTGCAGGGCGGGGAAGAAGCCCAGGCTTGGACTCAATGGTTCTGGCGCTGGGCCAGGCAAAGCTGCCTCATCAGAGACACACCTGCCCTAGTGTGGGCAGTAGACCAAGCTCTGGCCTTAGAGCTCGCCGGGCCACCTGCTCTGATGGGTCGCTGCATTCCCAGCCACACCTGGATATACTTCCAGCTCAGTTGGGCTTGTGAATCTCCCCACAAACAGAACAATGACCTGGGGGACTTTGACCACTTTGGTGGCTCTGCAGAGCACTGAGCAGGGAAATGGAACACCTAGGGCTTGGCAGTCACCTCCTGCATCCTAGGCTTCCCCCCTCCCAGTGATCTCTACTGCAGGTGGTGAGGACTTGCTAATTTAACGCCCCCCCCCAAGCATTTAAGGAAGCTGGTGGCTTTGGAGGAGCGGAACCCAGCACAGACTGCAGAGCTCCAGCCTCGGAATGGCAGGGacccaggaggcagcagcaggtgaaGGAACATGAACCACCTTGCCTGCTTTGTTTGTTAAACCACTCCCTGAACCCGGGCAGCTGGGCTACTAGAAGCAACCTGTTCAGAAGTTATTTCTCCCAAGTGGAAGCGGGGAGCCTATGAAGACTCAGGGAAGAGGCTTCAGATCCCAGGGGTGGGTGCTCCAGAGAAAGTAGAGAATTTGAACCATGGTCATTCCAAGCCATGGGGATTTGCTGagcctgcttctccctctgcctgtgCTGGGGACAAGGACACTAAAGCCAAGAAGACGGACTGACCAGGGAAGGGGCAGTCACTGATCTGCCTTGAGCATCTCTGGTAAATCTGGGCACTGATTTGAGTGGCAGGAGATGAGGAAGTCGAGaagcattcttaaaaaaaaaaaaaaaagaaaatcaacgtGAAGACAGCAGGGCTCCCAGCAAGGCggtgctgggcctgcctgcctagACTGTAATTCTGGAAAGCAGG
Coding sequences within:
- the Hes2 gene encoding transcription factor HES-2 isoform X2, which translates into the protein MRLPGRVGDAAELRKSLKPLLEKRRRARINQSLSQLKGLVLPLLGAETSRCSKLEKADILEMTVRFLQEQPASPYSTAVSGPLDSYLEGYRACLARLARVLSACSILEPAVSACLLEHLRQRTVGGGPPSQTPTPAPAPAPSPQVPPPGSPGLWRPW
- the Hes2 gene encoding transcription factor HES-2 isoform X1; the protein is MRLPGRVGDAAELRKSLKPLLEKRRRARINQSLSQLKGLVLPLLGAEVCVWELGKQRWRVLGHPVRRVGQHGPGAPWGSEDLLVGSERWSGSRDWRAPGCKSEVPSCPVCYGVSLLSGLAQTSRCSKLEKADILEMTVRFLQEQPASPYSTAVSGPLDSYLEGYRACLARLARVLSACSILEPAVSACLLEHLRQRTVGGGPPSQTPTPAPAPAPSPQVPPPGSPGLWRPW